A window of Ruminococcus champanellensis 18P13 = JCM 17042 contains these coding sequences:
- a CDS encoding zinc ribbon domain-containing protein has translation MQCEKCGGELNEKGRCHVCGEKKRRSKGYVVGHSFLLVLATLILVNHLIACATARVLLNKDVIHKALENVKFSTVDVMHDEEKMTLAEYIRREYVTDPAVTTGDVEAVLNQMNLEALAMRKLDNYQNYYRGTEDTLETITPQEIVDILDKNQAMIQEKLQIEITQADKDTLVAEMQDSCTAYNEGVVRYYNTGIGRFWNRLQLNLWFMLGELVLLVVILVRWCVLFCSGRGRAAHGIRAFAITLLVPSGIYTLGGVGGYVAAKYLFQELPVLADITSGASAPLLMFGGIGVLAAVFMLILASMILSLTKKPAAEPEILSEIPAAAPECVEAPMQEPVPVVAGVSEEPAPLSAASETPTGEALTSTASEEEPSAEIPDDAPTGDTSVPEEAAAPTGEPIAPVEELPAEPAAASPIETTPEQESAPAFCKECGTQILQPGVQKFCIKCGKKLDS, from the coding sequence ATGCAATGTGAGAAATGCGGCGGTGAACTGAATGAGAAGGGCCGATGCCATGTGTGCGGCGAAAAGAAACGACGTTCAAAGGGGTACGTTGTAGGGCATTCCTTTTTGCTGGTGCTGGCAACTTTGATCCTGGTGAATCATCTGATCGCATGTGCCACTGCACGGGTGTTGTTGAATAAGGATGTGATCCACAAAGCGCTGGAGAATGTGAAGTTTTCTACGGTGGATGTGATGCATGATGAAGAAAAAATGACTCTGGCAGAGTACATACGCCGGGAATATGTAACAGATCCGGCAGTCACCACCGGAGATGTGGAGGCTGTGCTGAACCAGATGAACCTGGAAGCCCTGGCAATGCGTAAGCTGGACAACTATCAGAATTACTACCGGGGGACGGAAGATACGCTGGAGACCATCACGCCCCAGGAGATTGTGGATATACTCGACAAGAACCAGGCAATGATCCAGGAGAAGCTACAGATTGAAATCACCCAGGCGGACAAGGATACGCTGGTGGCAGAAATGCAGGATTCCTGTACCGCATACAATGAAGGTGTGGTGCGGTACTACAACACCGGAATCGGAAGGTTCTGGAACCGGTTGCAGCTGAATCTTTGGTTCATGCTGGGTGAACTGGTGCTGCTGGTTGTGATTTTGGTTCGCTGGTGCGTGCTGTTTTGCAGCGGCAGAGGCCGGGCAGCACATGGTATCCGTGCGTTTGCCATTACGCTGCTGGTTCCTTCTGGCATATACACTTTGGGCGGCGTTGGCGGATATGTGGCTGCAAAGTATCTGTTTCAGGAACTGCCTGTTCTGGCGGACATTACCTCCGGTGCATCAGCACCCCTGCTGATGTTCGGCGGCATTGGCGTCTTGGCTGCCGTGTTTATGCTGATTCTGGCTTCCATGATTCTGTCGCTGACCAAGAAGCCTGCGGCAGAGCCGGAGATTCTTTCCGAGATTCCGGCAGCTGCGCCTGAATGCGTGGAAGCACCCATGCAGGAGCCTGTGCCCGTTGTAGCTGGTGTATCCGAAGAGCCTGCGCCCCTGTCCGCTGCATCTGAGACACCGACTGGGGAAGCGCTAACGTCTACGGCATCAGAGGAGGAACCGTCTGCTGAGATTCCTGACGATGCGCCCACTGGGGATACATCCGTGCCTGAGGAGGCAGCCGCTCCGACAGGGGAACCGATTGCTCCTGTGGAAGAACTGCCCGCTGAACCGGCAGCAGCATC